Proteins from one Doryrhamphus excisus isolate RoL2022-K1 chromosome 19, RoL_Dexc_1.0, whole genome shotgun sequence genomic window:
- the LOC131107530 gene encoding uncharacterized protein LOC131107530: MTLCKAQRTPKSGVTDPIMHLLILRVLLSCMGLLGNVVLILSIIHTRVTPLKTFELFLLGLAAANLEEILIINIYDFLQISYVVSDAWSCRSLKFLTVFGEISSILFTVLISIYRYQKMRGTYKRVHLGIYLDNIRVASMVSGLCVGISAVLSIPIFVINLQGQAGNLMRNHTGCPSDFFLCSDYHCPTVNRIYKYVFLLLCNLLPLIIVTLTSSLIVAVLLSRTTTVTPIASVSGSTQTVRKRHGRRLHRSTVAILAAMSLFLVDWTLYLIFQMVFNPTDVRFWAEMEFFISTSYTSISPYVYGIGNSLFSVKNFRRKNLYGGVLVLTPFNDGYSISVTLH, translated from the exons ATGACGCTATGCAAAGCTCAGAG AACGCCAAAGTCAGGAGTCACTGATCCAATCATGCACCTCCTGATATTAAGAGTGCTCCTCTCCTGCATGGGGCTGCTCGGCAATGTGGTCCTCATCCTCTCCATCATTCATACCAGGGTCACCCCACTTAAAACGTTTGAGCTGTTTCTTCTGGGACTGGCCGCAGCCAACCTGGAGGAGATTCTCATCATCAACATCTACGACTTTCTTCAGATCTCCTATGTCGTCTCGGATGCTTGGTCCTGTCGCTCGCTGAAGTTCCTGACCGTGTTTGGGGAAATCAGCAGCATCCTCTTCACCGTCCTCATCAGCATCTATCGCTACCAAAAGATGAGGGGTACCTACAAGAGGGTCCATCTTGGCATCTACCTGGACAACATTCGGGTGGCCAGCATGGTGAGCGGGCTTTGCGTCGGCATCTCCGCCGTCCTGAGTATCCCTATCTTTGTCATAAACTTACAAGGCCAGGCGGGGAACCTCATGAGGAACCACACAGGATGCCCCTCGGACTTCTTCCTCTGCAGCGACTATCACTGTCCAACTGTCAACCGCATCTACAAATATGTCTTCCTCCTGCTGTGCAATCTGCTGCCTCTGATCATCGTCACGCTCACCAGCAGCCTCATCGTTGCAGTGCTGCTCAGCCGGACGACGACTGTGACGCCCATCGCCAGCGTGAGCGGCTCCACACAGACCGTGAGAAAACGTCACGGTCGGCGGCTTCACCGGAGCACCGTCGCTATCCTGGCGGCCATGTCGCTCTTCCTGGTAGACTGGACTCTCTATCTGATCTTCCAGATGGTTTTCAACCCCACGGATGTCCGCTTTTGGGCGGAAATGGAGTTCTTTATATCCACGTCCTACACGTCCATCAGTCCATATGTGTACGGGATTGGGAATAGCTTGTTCTCCGTCAAGAACTTTAGAAGAAAGAAT CTCTATGGCGGCGTGCTCGTGCTCACTCCTTTCAACGACGGCTATTCCATTTCAGTCACACTTCACTGA